One region of Paucibacter aquatile genomic DNA includes:
- a CDS encoding ABC transporter permease yields the protein MRAAVFRIAVEEWRLLRRDRVAALGLALLLLLSAVACFTAWEQRSSAAAARARYQAQVDHEFESQPERHPHRMVHYGHFVFRPLSPLAALDAGVDAYTGHTLYLEGHRQNSANFGDVRQSSLLLRFGQLTPAFVLQVLAPLLLIFLGHGALARERESGTLRLLLAQGIRPWQLVAGKVLALSGVAALALLPAWLALLWMAAATSAPGILLLTLALGYGLWLLLWALGIVALSACLARARDALVALLAVWSLGVVLLPRWAPELASASLALPTRFETDIAVARELAALGDSHNPDDPYFAEFRKQVLARYGVARVEDLPFNYKGLVGMEGERLSSALFARYAHASFERQAAQLQQLDRFAWLSPVLALRRLSMAAAGTDLQSYRRFVEQAEAHRYQLVQSLNRLQAEKLKFASDRSSRDNRISATHWQGMADFQYEPAPPAEALQRAAPAAVVLLSWLAALMGALALATHHLGRRTR from the coding sequence ATGAGGGCGGCCGTGTTCAGAATTGCCGTCGAGGAATGGCGTTTGCTGCGCCGCGATCGCGTCGCCGCGCTGGGCCTGGCTTTGTTGCTGCTGCTGAGTGCCGTGGCCTGCTTCACCGCCTGGGAGCAGCGCAGCAGCGCGGCGGCCGCACGGGCCCGTTACCAGGCTCAGGTCGATCATGAGTTCGAATCCCAGCCTGAGCGTCACCCCCACCGCATGGTGCACTACGGCCACTTTGTGTTCCGGCCCCTGAGCCCGCTGGCGGCCCTGGATGCTGGTGTGGATGCCTACACCGGGCACACCCTCTACCTGGAGGGCCACCGCCAGAACAGCGCCAACTTTGGCGACGTGCGGCAGTCCTCGCTGCTCCTGCGCTTTGGCCAGCTGACGCCGGCCTTTGTGCTGCAAGTGCTGGCGCCGCTGCTGCTGATTTTCCTGGGCCATGGCGCGCTGGCGCGCGAGCGCGAATCCGGCACCTTGCGCTTGCTGCTGGCCCAGGGCATACGCCCCTGGCAGCTGGTGGCCGGCAAGGTCCTGGCGCTCAGCGGCGTGGCCGCGCTGGCCCTGTTGCCCGCCTGGCTGGCTTTGCTGTGGATGGCGGCGGCCACGTCGGCTCCGGGCATCTTGCTGCTGACGCTGGCACTCGGCTATGGCCTGTGGCTTCTGCTCTGGGCCCTGGGCATCGTCGCGCTGTCGGCCTGCCTGGCCCGCGCCCGTGACGCCCTGGTGGCCTTGCTGGCCGTCTGGTCCCTCGGCGTGGTTTTGCTGCCGCGCTGGGCGCCCGAGCTGGCGTCTGCTTCGCTGGCCCTGCCCACCCGCTTTGAGACCGACATCGCGGTGGCGCGCGAGCTGGCGGCGCTGGGCGACAGCCACAACCCCGATGACCCCTACTTCGCCGAGTTTCGCAAGCAGGTTCTGGCCCGCTACGGCGTGGCGCGCGTGGAAGACCTGCCGTTCAACTACAAAGGCTTGGTGGGCATGGAGGGCGAGCGCCTGAGCAGCGCGCTGTTTGCACGTTATGCCCACGCCAGCTTCGAGCGCCAGGCCGCGCAGCTGCAGCAGCTCGACCGCTTTGCCTGGCTGAGCCCGGTGCTCGCACTGCGTCGACTGTCCATGGCCGCGGCGGGCACCGATCTGCAAAGCTACCGCCGCTTTGTCGAGCAGGCTGAAGCCCATCGCTACCAGCTGGTGCAGTCGCTCAACCGCTTGCAGGCCGAGAAGTTGAAGTTCGCCAGCGACCGCTCCAGCCGCGACAACCGCATCAGCGCCACGCATTGGCAGGGCATGGCCGACTTCCAATACGAGCCGGCGCCACCGGCCGAGGCCTTGCAGCGCGCGGCACCGGCCGCCGTGGTGCTGCTGAGCTGGCTCGCCGCCTTGATGGGCGCTCTGGCCTTGGCGACGCATCATTTGGGGAGACGCACGCGATGA
- a CDS encoding ABC transporter permease — translation MAWMRPAAKPKEPRPADAWRHELRLLLRSRLVCVALALLFLLASLAVWSGLREVARQQQTIARLADLQQQDLAAQALKHGRSGDAGSAAYYTFHSSWDPPSPAAFLALGLRDAVPYVLRIRALALQAQLHEGESFNPELALAGRFDFAFVLVYLAPLFLIALLYELVSGERRAGRLDTLLALPGGGRGLWLRRAGLRVGLVFACLVLPVLAGAACSAMPLPALASVLLCTAAYLAFWSGLSLCLAAGGRSSAAQALSLMGCWALLTLVLPTLAQAVLARAVPVHQGVDLMLAQRQAVHGAWDLPREATLAQFFRSHPEWRQTAPLPAGFHWKWYYAFQQLGDERVAPQVADYRQGLIARQAWTERLGWLLPGVGVQAALHRQAETDLRAQLAYQDAVAEFHARLRAFYYPFLFQERRFTPEDFVAQPVFRSRPAASSWPAGSLLGLGLIAGLALVLALRALGRVRPNRT, via the coding sequence ATGGCATGGATGAGACCGGCCGCAAAGCCGAAGGAGCCGAGACCCGCAGACGCCTGGCGGCATGAGCTGCGCTTGCTGCTGCGCTCGCGCCTCGTGTGCGTGGCGCTGGCGCTGCTGTTTCTGCTGGCCTCGCTGGCGGTGTGGTCGGGCCTGCGTGAGGTGGCCCGCCAGCAGCAGACCATCGCCCGCCTGGCCGATCTGCAGCAGCAAGACCTGGCGGCCCAGGCGCTCAAGCATGGGCGCAGCGGTGATGCCGGTTCGGCCGCGTACTACACCTTCCACAGCAGCTGGGACCCGCCGTCACCCGCGGCCTTCTTGGCGCTGGGTTTGCGCGATGCCGTGCCCTATGTGCTGCGCATCCGCGCTCTGGCCCTTCAGGCCCAGCTGCACGAGGGTGAGAGCTTCAACCCCGAGCTGGCGCTGGCCGGGCGTTTCGACTTCGCCTTTGTGCTGGTCTATCTGGCGCCGCTGTTCCTGATTGCGCTGCTCTACGAGCTGGTCTCGGGCGAGCGTCGCGCCGGCCGGCTCGACACCTTGCTGGCCCTGCCCGGCGGCGGCCGCGGCCTGTGGCTGCGCCGTGCAGGCCTGCGCGTGGGCTTGGTCTTCGCCTGTCTGGTGCTGCCGGTGCTGGCCGGCGCGGCATGCAGCGCCATGCCTCTGCCTGCCCTGGCCAGTGTGCTTCTCTGCACCGCGGCCTACCTGGCATTCTGGAGCGGCCTGTCGCTGTGCCTGGCCGCGGGCGGCCGCAGCTCGGCCGCCCAGGCGCTGTCGCTGATGGGCTGCTGGGCGCTTCTGACCCTCGTTCTGCCGACGCTGGCTCAGGCCGTGCTGGCGCGGGCTGTGCCCGTGCATCAGGGGGTGGACTTGATGCTGGCGCAGCGTCAGGCCGTGCATGGCGCCTGGGATCTGCCGCGCGAGGCCACCCTGGCGCAGTTCTTCCGCAGCCACCCCGAGTGGCGGCAGACGGCGCCCTTGCCGGCGGGCTTCCATTGGAAGTGGTACTACGCCTTCCAGCAGCTGGGCGACGAGCGTGTGGCGCCCCAAGTGGCGGACTACCGCCAGGGCCTGATCGCGCGGCAGGCCTGGACCGAGCGCCTGGGATGGCTCTTGCCCGGCGTGGGGGTTCAGGCTGCGCTGCACCGTCAGGCCGAGACCGACCTGCGCGCCCAGTTGGCCTATCAGGACGCGGTGGCTGAGTTCCATGCCCGGCTGCGCGCCTTCTACTACCCCTTCCTGTTTCAGGAGCGGCGCTTCACACCCGAGGACTTTGTGGCGCAGCCGGTGTTCCGGTCGCGGCCTGCGGCCTCGTCGTGGCCGGCCGGCTCTCTGCTGGGCCTGGGCTTGATCGCCGGCCTCGCCTTGGTTTTGGCGCTGCGGGCCTTGGGCCGGGTGCGCCCAAACCGGACTTGA
- a CDS encoding ABC transporter ATP-binding protein: MSETLNPDPPAAAAVPPALEARAVVAGYRERTILRGLDLTVQPGEIYALLGANGAGKTTTLSLFLGFVRPASGQLRVQGIDPVNEPSRARRQIAYIPENVALYEHLSARENLAYLLHLAGQPASAQAIDEALSAAGLDAAAHGQRVAGFSKGMRQKVSIALALARHVPVLLLDEPSSGLDPQASSELSRLLRMLRGQGVAMLMVTHDLLGAADVADRIGFIEAGRLIEEVAATGEERFDVRALHRRYASAGAS, translated from the coding sequence ATGAGCGAAACCCTGAACCCAGATCCACCCGCCGCTGCTGCAGTGCCCCCTGCGCTGGAGGCCCGCGCGGTGGTGGCGGGCTACCGCGAGCGCACCATCTTGCGAGGCCTGGACCTGACCGTGCAGCCAGGCGAGATCTACGCCCTGCTGGGCGCCAACGGAGCCGGCAAGACCACCACCCTGAGCCTGTTCCTGGGCTTTGTGCGGCCGGCCAGCGGCCAGCTGCGCGTCCAGGGCATCGACCCGGTGAACGAGCCCAGCCGCGCGCGCCGCCAGATCGCCTACATCCCCGAGAACGTGGCGCTGTACGAGCACCTCAGCGCCCGCGAGAACCTTGCCTACCTGCTGCATCTGGCCGGCCAGCCGGCCAGCGCGCAGGCCATCGATGAGGCCTTGTCCGCGGCCGGGCTGGATGCCGCGGCCCATGGCCAGCGCGTCGCCGGCTTCTCCAAGGGCATGCGGCAGAAAGTCTCGATCGCACTGGCCCTGGCGCGCCATGTGCCCGTTCTGCTGCTGGACGAGCCCAGCTCCGGGCTGGACCCACAGGCCAGCAGCGAGCTCAGCCGCCTGCTGCGGATGCTGCGCGGGCAGGGTGTGGCCATGCTGATGGTGACGCACGATCTGCTCGGCGCCGCCGATGTGGCGGACCGCATCGGCTTCATCGAGGCCGGCCGGCTGATCGAAGAGGTGGCCGCCACGGGCGAAGAGCGCTTTGACGTGCGCGCGCTGCACCGTCGCTACGCCAGTGCGGGGGCCTCATGA
- a CDS encoding TonB-dependent siderophore receptor codes for MPTHFRPAPGARLPLLLALASCFAASARAQTPAPERAPAEAAQPAPTAPDAKSAQLPAVNVVGRAESGTYHAADAAGAKTELALRELPQSVRIVTRQAMDDLGATKLDDVLDYVGGVSRQNSFGGLWDNIAIRGLPGNENTGMATLLNGFSSNRGFNAPRDLAGVERIEFLKGTAAALYGSSEPGGTLNIVSKRPLWQAAHAVEAYLGSYGLKRGALDSTGPWGENFAYRLNVAVEDRSSFRDHVSARREVLAPAFTWKLGPATQLDYVGEALRHATPLDRGVVAVNNRLGAVPRSRFLGEPADGQVTVRNQTHQLILSHEWSSNWRSRLGLSYRETGVNGYSTEPTALRPDNVTLTRQRRHRDYDSNDAAVQAELQGLVKLGAVEHELLIGLESFRFRMDSVMRRVNPSAGKPYAIDIQQPAYGQALPEPGPNTSTLEHQRNTAVYLQDAIKLAPAWRLVAGLRFDDYRQTLANRLNSTTARQQPSSRSPRIGLSWLPSPQWTLYANAGRSFRPNVGADVAAQGFKPETGRALELGSKWESADRRIGATAALFDIRKRQVLTADPAHAGFSIAAGEIRSRGLEFDLAGQLSAHWRINASLVLNDVEVSQDNTLERGGRLLNVPKVNGSVLAVYEASLSQGQRYSIGGGLTHMGARLGQARTQAEANAGTPAFELPAYTTAKLVAYWRASPTLRWTLDVDNLFDTTYYTSSYSRLWVTPGTARSFTLGLQAKF; via the coding sequence ATGCCGACCCACTTCCGCCCGGCGCCTGGCGCCCGTCTTCCCTTGCTGCTGGCGCTGGCCAGCTGCTTCGCGGCCAGCGCCCGCGCCCAAACGCCTGCGCCCGAACGTGCGCCGGCTGAAGCCGCCCAGCCTGCGCCGACCGCTCCGGATGCCAAGAGCGCCCAGCTGCCCGCGGTCAACGTGGTCGGCCGCGCCGAATCGGGCACCTACCATGCGGCCGATGCCGCCGGCGCCAAGACCGAGCTCGCCCTGCGCGAGCTGCCGCAATCGGTGCGCATCGTCACCCGTCAGGCCATGGACGACCTCGGTGCCACCAAGCTCGACGATGTGCTGGATTACGTGGGTGGCGTCTCGCGCCAGAACAGCTTTGGCGGCCTGTGGGACAACATTGCCATTCGCGGCCTGCCGGGCAACGAGAACACCGGCATGGCCACCTTGTTGAACGGGTTCTCATCGAACCGCGGCTTCAATGCCCCGCGCGATCTGGCCGGTGTCGAGCGCATCGAGTTCCTCAAGGGCACGGCCGCTGCGCTCTACGGCAGCAGCGAGCCGGGCGGCACCTTGAACATCGTCTCCAAGCGCCCGCTCTGGCAGGCGGCCCATGCGGTGGAAGCCTATCTGGGCAGCTATGGCCTCAAGCGTGGCGCTCTGGACAGCACCGGCCCCTGGGGTGAGAACTTCGCCTACCGCCTCAATGTGGCGGTGGAAGACCGCAGCAGCTTCCGCGACCATGTCAGCGCCCGGCGCGAAGTGCTCGCCCCGGCCTTCACCTGGAAGCTGGGCCCTGCCACCCAGCTTGACTATGTCGGTGAAGCCCTGCGCCACGCGACACCCCTGGACCGTGGTGTGGTCGCTGTCAACAACCGCCTGGGTGCGGTGCCGCGCAGCCGCTTCCTCGGCGAGCCTGCCGATGGGCAGGTGACCGTGCGCAACCAGACCCACCAGCTCATCCTCTCGCACGAATGGAGCAGCAACTGGCGCAGCCGTCTGGGCCTGTCCTACCGCGAGACCGGGGTGAATGGCTATTCCACCGAGCCCACGGCGCTGCGCCCCGATAACGTCACGCTGACGCGGCAACGGCGCCATCGCGACTACGACTCCAACGATGCCGCCGTGCAGGCGGAGCTGCAAGGCCTGGTCAAGCTGGGCGCGGTCGAGCATGAGCTGCTGATCGGTCTGGAGAGCTTCCGCTTCCGCATGGATTCGGTGATGCGGCGCGTCAATCCCAGCGCCGGCAAGCCCTATGCCATTGACATTCAACAGCCGGCCTACGGCCAGGCGCTGCCCGAGCCGGGCCCCAACACCAGCACCCTGGAGCATCAGCGCAACACGGCCGTCTATCTGCAGGACGCCATCAAGCTGGCCCCCGCCTGGCGTCTGGTGGCCGGCCTGCGTTTCGATGACTACCGCCAGACCCTGGCCAATCGCCTGAACAGCACCACGGCACGCCAGCAGCCGAGCTCCCGCTCGCCCCGCATCGGCCTGTCCTGGCTGCCCTCGCCGCAATGGACGTTGTATGCCAATGCCGGCCGCTCCTTCCGCCCCAATGTAGGCGCCGATGTCGCAGCCCAAGGTTTCAAGCCCGAGACCGGCCGCGCCCTGGAGCTCGGCAGCAAATGGGAAAGCGCGGACCGCCGCATCGGTGCGACCGCTGCGCTCTTCGACATCCGCAAGCGCCAGGTGCTGACCGCCGACCCGGCACATGCCGGCTTCTCGATCGCTGCCGGCGAGATCCGCAGCCGAGGCCTAGAGTTCGACCTGGCCGGACAGCTCAGCGCGCATTGGCGCATCAACGCCAGCCTGGTGCTCAACGACGTGGAGGTCAGCCAGGACAACACCCTGGAGCGCGGCGGACGCCTGCTCAATGTGCCCAAGGTCAATGGCAGTGTGCTGGCCGTGTACGAGGCCAGCCTCTCGCAGGGCCAGCGCTACAGCATCGGCGGCGGGCTCACCCACATGGGCGCCCGCTTGGGCCAGGCCCGCACCCAGGCCGAGGCCAATGCGGGCACGCCCGCCTTCGAGCTGCCGGCCTACACCACGGCCAAGCTGGTGGCCTACTGGCGCGCCAGCCCGACGCTGCGCTGGACGCTCGATGTCGACAACCTCTTCGACACCACTTACTACACCAGCTCCTACAGCCGCTTGTGGGTGACGCCGGGCACGGCCCGCAGCTTCACCCTGGGCCTGCAGGCCAAGTTCTGA
- a CDS encoding ZIP family metal transporter, with protein sequence MSSLAAILAACFAGGLLSLLLAAILAFRLQARHLHRLIAFAAGTMLAAALLDILPEALSLAPGHSEAVLATLLAGLIGFYLLERLALWRHAHAGEPGSARTGTPWVVLLGDGLHNLVDGVLMAAAFLADPWLGLSTCLAVALHEVPQELGDFALLLSAGWSKRRALLANGLSSLASLVGGVLGWLALESAQAALPYVLAVAAASFLYIAVADLLPALHRRHRQDGFLAQTAMLSAGLACVPVVGHWLH encoded by the coding sequence ATGTCAAGCCTTGCCGCCATCCTCGCCGCCTGCTTTGCGGGCGGGCTCCTCAGCCTGCTGCTGGCCGCCATCCTGGCCTTTCGGCTGCAAGCTCGGCATCTGCATCGCCTGATTGCCTTTGCTGCCGGCACCATGCTGGCCGCGGCCCTGCTGGACATCCTGCCCGAGGCCTTGAGCCTGGCGCCCGGCCACAGCGAGGCTGTGCTGGCCACGCTGCTGGCCGGCTTGATCGGCTTCTACTTGCTGGAGCGCCTGGCCTTGTGGCGCCACGCCCATGCGGGCGAGCCGGGTTCGGCCCGTACCGGCACCCCATGGGTGGTGCTGCTGGGCGATGGCTTGCACAACCTGGTCGACGGGGTCTTGATGGCCGCCGCCTTCCTCGCTGACCCTTGGCTGGGCCTGAGCACCTGCCTGGCCGTGGCCTTGCATGAAGTGCCGCAAGAGCTGGGCGACTTTGCCCTGCTGCTGTCGGCCGGCTGGAGCAAGCGGCGGGCCTTGCTGGCCAATGGCCTGTCCAGCCTGGCTTCGCTCGTGGGCGGTGTGCTGGGCTGGCTGGCCTTGGAAAGCGCCCAGGCCGCCCTGCCCTATGTGCTGGCCGTGGCTGCGGCAAGCTTTCTCTACATCGCCGTGGCCGATCTGCTGCCGGCCCTGCACCGCCGTCACCGGCAAGACGGCTTCCTGGCCCAGACCGCGATGTTGAGCGCCGGCCTGGCCTGCGTTCCCGTGGTGGGCCATTGGCTGCACTGA
- a CDS encoding GreA/GreB family elongation factor, with amino-acid sequence MDKTLLQQQVLDRLTEDLLQVEQAARAAHETATHEENIAENKYDTLGLEAAYLATGQARRAEAIRQAMLSWRRFRPQPYDAGKGVQLGALVCLVDVEDARQQRLLFLGPAGGSMTLLCGEQRVQVISSDAPLCKAVLGKFEGDEVSLQIAALRQHFELLWVQ; translated from the coding sequence ATGGACAAAACTCTGCTGCAGCAGCAGGTGCTGGATCGGCTGACCGAAGACCTGCTGCAAGTGGAGCAGGCGGCGCGGGCAGCGCATGAGACGGCGACTCACGAAGAGAACATCGCCGAGAACAAGTACGACACCCTGGGTCTGGAGGCCGCCTATCTGGCCACCGGCCAAGCTCGACGCGCCGAAGCCATCCGTCAGGCGATGCTCAGCTGGCGCCGGTTCCGCCCGCAGCCCTACGACGCCGGCAAAGGTGTCCAACTCGGCGCCTTGGTCTGCCTGGTCGATGTCGAGGACGCGCGGCAGCAACGGCTGCTCTTTCTCGGCCCGGCAGGCGGCAGCATGACCTTGCTTTGTGGCGAGCAAAGGGTTCAGGTCATCAGCAGCGACGCGCCCCTGTGCAAGGCGGTGCTGGGCAAGTTCGAAGGCGATGAGGTCTCTCTCCAGATCGCTGCGCTTCGCCAGCACTTTGAGCTGCTGTGGGTGCAATGA
- a CDS encoding HD-GYP domain-containing protein, protein MTRSEAKQDELGGLRQELAAQRQALLASLLVSAWVVEARDPYTGGHLWRVARMAHALALESGCAPREASRIAMAGFLHDLGKVGIPDAILRKPGRLTEAEFETIKTHPRVGARILSGHPLAELVVGVVHHHHEMPNGLGYPMGLVGAEIPLDARLVGICDAFDAMTSTRPYRAGMPIFKALNIIESELGRQFDPSLGALFVRMGRDAAFDAIVGHSDEGIPLQHCPACGPTLVRTRAVRAGDHLGCPACSARFVWTHADQDLRAVPTGERASAQELEPGLDRAQIEALVLDWADAIAGPE, encoded by the coding sequence ATGACCCGTTCGGAAGCGAAACAGGATGAACTGGGTGGCCTCCGCCAGGAGTTGGCGGCTCAACGGCAGGCGCTGCTGGCCAGCCTCTTGGTTTCAGCCTGGGTGGTCGAAGCGCGAGACCCCTACACAGGCGGGCACCTCTGGCGGGTGGCACGCATGGCGCATGCCCTGGCCCTCGAGTCCGGCTGCGCACCGCGCGAAGCCAGCCGCATCGCCATGGCCGGCTTTCTGCACGATCTGGGCAAGGTTGGAATTCCTGACGCCATCTTGCGCAAGCCGGGCAGGCTCACTGAAGCGGAGTTCGAAACGATCAAGACGCATCCTCGGGTCGGGGCGCGCATCTTGTCCGGCCACCCCTTGGCGGAATTGGTCGTCGGCGTGGTCCACCACCATCATGAAATGCCCAATGGTCTGGGCTACCCCATGGGTTTGGTGGGCGCCGAGATACCTCTGGATGCCCGCCTGGTCGGCATCTGCGACGCGTTCGACGCCATGACGAGCACGCGGCCCTACCGTGCAGGCATGCCCATCTTCAAGGCACTCAACATCATCGAGTCCGAACTCGGCAGACAGTTCGACCCGTCCCTCGGAGCCCTGTTTGTTCGCATGGGGCGCGACGCTGCCTTCGACGCCATCGTCGGCCACAGTGACGAGGGCATCCCTCTGCAACATTGCCCGGCATGCGGGCCGACGCTGGTCCGCACACGCGCGGTGCGTGCCGGTGATCACCTGGGCTGCCCGGCCTGCTCAGCGCGCTTTGTGTGGACCCACGCCGACCAAGACTTGCGGGCCGTTCCCACCGGGGAGCGTGCAAGCGCGCAGGAGTTGGAGCCGGGTCTGGACCGCGCCCAGATCGAGGCCTTGGTGCTCGACTGGGCGGACGCGATTGCCGGCCCGGAGTGA
- a CDS encoding GTP-binding protein, whose product MSHSAPKRLPTTVLSGFLGAGKTTLLNHILRNREGKRVAVIVNDMSEVNVDAALVRDSARAAGVGLSRTEEKMVEMSNGCICCTLRDDLLQEVRRLAAEGRFDHLLIESTGISEPMPIAATFDFTSEAGESLNDVAYIDTMVTVVDALNILRDYSSAEFLADRGQAAGEEDQRRLVHLLVEQIEFANVIVVSKTDQVSLEQLDQVHALIKALNAEAEIIDARHGAVDLDEVLGTGLFDLDKAAAMPRWAQELEGHHDSEADTYGIESFVYRADKPFHPQRLHDLLATPLPGVLRYKGYVWLASRPDWVACVSGAGRMCDVQPVGRWWAAAPRSRWPEDEATRQAILAHWTEPYGDRKQELVIIGQQLDRQALSAALDRCLLNFTETRKGMAAWRELPDPYPGWEETAAEAAAA is encoded by the coding sequence ATGTCTCACTCCGCCCCCAAGCGCCTGCCCACCACCGTGCTGTCCGGCTTTCTCGGCGCCGGCAAAACGACCTTGCTCAACCACATCCTGCGCAACCGAGAAGGCAAGCGCGTGGCCGTGATCGTCAACGACATGAGCGAAGTCAATGTCGACGCAGCCCTGGTCCGCGACAGCGCCAGGGCCGCCGGCGTGGGCCTGTCCCGCACCGAGGAAAAGATGGTGGAGATGAGCAATGGCTGCATCTGCTGCACCCTGCGCGACGATCTGCTGCAGGAGGTCCGGCGCCTGGCCGCCGAGGGCCGCTTCGATCACCTCCTGATCGAATCCACCGGCATCTCGGAGCCCATGCCGATTGCCGCCACCTTCGACTTCACCAGCGAGGCGGGGGAAAGCCTCAACGATGTGGCCTACATCGACACCATGGTGACCGTGGTGGATGCCCTCAACATCCTGCGCGACTACAGCAGCGCCGAGTTCCTGGCCGACCGCGGCCAAGCTGCGGGCGAGGAGGACCAACGCCGTCTGGTCCACCTGCTGGTGGAGCAGATCGAGTTCGCCAACGTCATCGTCGTCAGCAAGACCGATCAGGTCAGCCTGGAGCAACTCGATCAGGTGCATGCGCTGATCAAGGCCCTGAACGCCGAGGCGGAAATCATCGACGCGCGCCACGGCGCGGTGGACCTGGACGAAGTGCTGGGCACCGGCCTCTTCGACCTCGACAAGGCCGCAGCCATGCCGCGCTGGGCCCAGGAGCTGGAGGGCCACCACGACTCGGAGGCCGACACCTACGGCATCGAAAGCTTCGTCTACCGCGCGGACAAACCCTTCCACCCCCAGCGCCTGCATGACTTGCTCGCCACGCCCCTGCCCGGCGTGCTGCGCTACAAGGGCTATGTCTGGCTGGCGAGCCGACCGGACTGGGTGGCTTGCGTCTCGGGCGCTGGCCGCATGTGCGATGTGCAGCCCGTCGGCCGCTGGTGGGCCGCTGCGCCCCGAAGCCGCTGGCCGGAAGACGAAGCCACGCGCCAAGCCATCCTCGCCCACTGGACCGAGCCCTACGGCGACCGCAAGCAAGAGCTCGTCATCATCGGCCAGCAACTCGACCGCCAGGCCCTGAGCGCCGCACTGGACCGCTGCCTGCTCAACTTCACCGAAACCCGAAAAGGCATGGCCGCGTGGCGTGAGCTGCCCGACCCCTATCCGGGCTGGGAAGAAACGGCAGCCGAGGCGGCCGCCGCCTGA
- the truD gene encoding tRNA pseudouridine(13) synthase TruD, whose protein sequence is MTDVSSPYTTLPLWPKAYAASGASATLKLLNEDFTVTELPLQLPSGAGEHIWLDVEKNGANTAFVAQQLAAAAGVQEWDVGYAGLKDRYAITRQWFSIYLPKGETPDLTQLQHPEFKVLSQSRHVKKLRPGDLQGNRFRIVLRDMVGDRAAIEANLQAVASQGVPNYFGAQRFGHEGGNVEQGRAMLAREIRVRNPKKKGIYLSAVRSFVFNEVLALRIQQGIWGQTLPGDVLDAAGRPTGPLWGRGRVSSSEQAQALENGVAARHAALCEGMEHAGLDQERRALVASPGELSWDWPQADQLVLSFSLPAGNYATSVLNEILHTTEPERHTEGEPSAAVE, encoded by the coding sequence ATGACCGACGTCTCATCCCCCTACACGACCCTGCCGCTGTGGCCCAAGGCCTATGCGGCCAGCGGTGCCAGCGCCACGCTGAAGCTCCTCAACGAGGACTTCACCGTGACCGAACTGCCGCTGCAGCTGCCCTCGGGGGCGGGCGAGCACATCTGGCTGGACGTCGAGAAGAATGGGGCCAACACCGCCTTCGTCGCGCAGCAGCTGGCCGCGGCCGCAGGTGTGCAGGAATGGGATGTGGGCTATGCCGGGCTCAAGGACCGCTACGCCATCACCCGCCAGTGGTTCAGCATCTATCTGCCCAAGGGTGAGACCCCTGACCTGACCCAGCTCCAGCACCCCGAGTTCAAGGTGCTGAGCCAGAGCCGCCATGTGAAGAAACTGCGCCCCGGTGATCTTCAGGGCAACCGCTTCCGCATCGTGCTGCGAGATATGGTGGGCGATCGTGCCGCCATCGAAGCCAATCTGCAGGCTGTGGCCTCTCAGGGTGTGCCCAATTACTTCGGCGCGCAGCGCTTCGGCCATGAGGGCGGCAATGTCGAGCAGGGGCGGGCCATGCTGGCGCGCGAGATCCGCGTGCGCAATCCGAAGAAGAAAGGCATCTACCTGTCGGCGGTGCGCTCTTTTGTCTTCAATGAAGTGCTGGCCCTGCGCATCCAGCAAGGGATTTGGGGTCAGACCTTGCCTGGCGATGTGTTGGACGCCGCGGGCCGGCCGACCGGGCCGCTCTGGGGCCGGGGCCGCGTGAGCAGCAGCGAACAAGCACAGGCACTGGAGAACGGCGTGGCCGCCCGTCATGCCGCGCTGTGCGAGGGCATGGAGCATGCGGGTTTGGATCAAGAGCGCCGCGCCCTGGTGGCGAGCCCGGGTGAGCTGTCATGGGATTGGCCGCAGGCCGATCAGCTGGTGCTCAGCTTCAGCTTGCCCGCTGGAAACTATGCCACCTCGGTGCTGAACGAGATCCTCCACACCACGGAGCCCGAACGGCACACCGAGGGCGAGCCGTCTGCGGCGGTTGAGTGA
- a CDS encoding DUF1428 domain-containing protein: MAYVDGFVASVPTARRADFLAHSQQMGQIFKEYGATAVVDCWGDDVPQGKLTSFPMAVQCQPEETVVFSWITWPSRELRNAAWDKVMADPRMAAAGEPPFDGKRMIFGGFEVISES, translated from the coding sequence ATGGCTTACGTCGATGGATTCGTGGCTTCCGTTCCCACCGCCCGGCGGGCTGACTTTCTGGCGCATTCGCAGCAAATGGGCCAGATCTTCAAGGAATACGGCGCGACCGCTGTTGTCGATTGCTGGGGCGACGATGTGCCGCAGGGCAAGCTGACTTCGTTCCCGATGGCCGTGCAGTGCCAGCCCGAGGAGACGGTCGTGTTTTCCTGGATCACCTGGCCCTCGCGCGAGCTCCGCAATGCCGCCTGGGACAAGGTCATGGCCGATCCACGCATGGCCGCCGCGGGCGAGCCACCCTTCGACGGCAAGCGCATGATTTTTGGCGGGTTTGAGGTGATCTCGGAGTCCTGA